A genomic stretch from Desulfotignum balticum DSM 7044 includes:
- a CDS encoding transglutaminase N-terminal domain-containing protein, whose protein sequence is MSPVIIQEIASLSHNELFLTPRQTPVQRCMEHTLTLSPTSPLPACAPWDCRRGM, encoded by the coding sequence ATGTCACCCGTTATCATACAGGAAATCGCTTCACTTTCCCATAATGAGCTGTTTCTGACACCCAGACAGACACCGGTCCAGCGCTGCATGGAACATACCCTCACCCTTTCGCCCACATCGCCATTGCCTGCCTGCGCTCCTTGGGACTGCCGGCGCGGTATGTGA
- a CDS encoding transglutaminase-like domain-containing protein: MSGYLHTQPPPGKERLKGAEASHAWFVVYLPGTGWVDLNPTYNVMPFDQHLTLAWGRDYSDVTPVKGMVLGGGRHQLSVAVDVISID, translated from the coding sequence GTGAGCGGGTATCTCCACACCCAGCCGCCACCGGGAAAAGAAAGGTTGAAAGGCGCGGAAGCCTCCCATGCCTGGTTTGTCGTTTATCTGCCCGGCACAGGATGGGTGGACCTGAATCCCACCTACAATGTCATGCCGTTTGACCAGCACCTGACCTTGGCATGGGGTAGGGATTACAGTGATGTGACCCCGGTGAAGGGCATGGTCCTGGGCGGCGGGCGCCATCAGCTTAGCGTGGCAGTGGATGTGATCAGTATCGACTGA
- the metF gene encoding methylenetetrahydrofolate reductase [NAD(P)H], protein MRVTDLYTNKKNVISMEFFPPRNEAATEKFSATVDTLADLSPDYLSVTFGAGGSTRDGSYQTVKDLVQSKKLPTVAYIAGYGLGPDEICRVLDAYEALGVETIFVIRGDKPADETFTPHPNSFPYAGEMIHFIKSRYGFTLGCAGYPEGHLEAESLDSDIRHLKEKVDAGAEYVVCQYFYDNRFFFDFVDKCRDQGIQVPILPGIMPVYTVKLTRMLSRVCGSTVPAWLDKKLSALAPEDKAGAAQLGVEVATDQCRKLLEKGVDGLHFYTMNRAKNTTEIIKQLKRENAM, encoded by the coding sequence ATGCGCGTTACAGATCTGTACACGAACAAAAAAAATGTCATTTCCATGGAATTTTTCCCTCCCAGGAACGAAGCGGCCACAGAGAAGTTCAGTGCCACTGTGGATACCCTGGCGGACCTCTCCCCTGATTACCTGTCTGTCACCTTCGGGGCCGGCGGATCCACCCGGGATGGGTCCTATCAGACGGTAAAAGATCTGGTTCAATCAAAAAAACTGCCCACGGTGGCCTATATTGCCGGGTACGGCCTGGGGCCGGATGAGATCTGCCGGGTTCTGGATGCCTATGAGGCCCTGGGGGTGGAGACCATTTTTGTAATCCGGGGAGACAAACCTGCCGATGAAACGTTTACCCCCCATCCCAACAGTTTTCCCTATGCCGGTGAGATGATCCATTTCATTAAATCCCGTTACGGATTTACTCTGGGGTGTGCCGGTTACCCTGAGGGACATCTGGAGGCCGAAAGTCTGGACAGCGACATCAGACATCTCAAGGAAAAGGTCGACGCAGGGGCTGAGTATGTAGTGTGTCAATATTTTTACGACAACCGCTTCTTCTTTGACTTTGTGGACAAATGCCGGGACCAGGGTATCCAGGTACCCATTCTTCCGGGGATTATGCCGGTATACACGGTCAAATTAACCCGGATGCTGTCCAGGGTCTGCGGCTCTACCGTCCCTGCCTGGCTGGATAAAAAATTATCGGCTCTGGCCCCGGAGGATAAGGCAGGAGCGGCTCAGCTGGGTGTTGAAGTTGCCACGGATCAATGCCGCAAACTTCTGGAAAAAGGGGTGGACGGCCTCCATTTCTACACCATGAACCGGGCAAAAAACACCACGGAAATTATAAAACAGCTCAAACGGGAAAATGCCATGTAA